The Streptomyces sp. NBC_00510 genomic interval GAGGTAGTCGCCCAGGGGGTCGCCGGCGGTCGTCTCGTCGGGGTCCTCGTACAGGCCGATGTGCGGGGAGATCCCCGGTAGCAGGTGGTCGCCGGAGAAGAGGCGGCGGCCGTCCTCCTCGAAGAGGCAGACGTGACCGGGGGTGTGGCCGGGGGTCCACACCGCGCGGATGGCGCGGCCGGCCAGCGGGACCCGCTCACCGGGGACGATGTCGCGGTCGGGGAGGGCGGGCCGCAGACCCGGTACGTTCGCGGCGCGGCGCTCGGCGCGCACCGCCCGCAGCGGGGCGAGGTGCTCCTCGGGGGCGCCGGCGGCGGCGAGTTTGGCGGCGAGGTAGTCCAGCCACAGGCCCGGTGCGGCGCCGCGGGCGCGGCGGACGACGGCGGTGTCGGCGGGGTGCATGGCGATCCAGGCGCCGGAGGCCTCGCGGACCTGGCCGGACAGGCCGTGGTGGTCGGGGTGGTGGTGGGTGACCAGGACGCCGTGGACGTCGGCGACACGGGTGCCGAGCGCGGTGAGGCCGTGGGCGAGGGCGTCGTAGGAGGCGGGGTCGTCCCAGCCGGTGTCGACCAGGACGGGGCCGCGGTCGGTGTCGACGACGTAGACGAGCGTGTGGCCCAGGGGGTTGTCGGGGATCGGGACCGGGATGCTCCAGATGCCGTCGCCGTGCTCCATGAGGGCCCCTCTCCGCTCCGTCGCATGCATTGCCCACCATAACTAGAACTGGTATCAGTTCTGAAGCAGAGTCACTTTCTGACGAGGCATCAGCCAAAGGCGGGACGGGACAGGCATGGACGGGAACGGGATCGTCGAACACGGACAGCTCTTCATCGGCGGGGAGTTGGTGGACCCGCTCGGCACCGGCACCATCGAGGTCGTCTCGCCCCACACCGAGCAGGTCTTCGCGCGGGTGCCGCACGCCTCCCGCGAGGACGTCGACCGGGCCGTCGCCGCCGCCCGCAGGGCCTTCGACGAGGGCCCGTGGCCGCGTACGGCCCTCGACGAGCGCATCGCGGTCGTCATGCGCATCAAAGACGCGATCGCCGTGCGCCACGACGAGATCGCCCGCGTCATCAGCTCCCAGAACGGCTCGCCCTACTCCTGGAGCGTGCTCGCGCAGGCGCTCGGCGCGATGATGGTGTGGGACGCCGCGATCACCGTCGCACGCGGCT includes:
- a CDS encoding MBL fold metallo-hydrolase, with translation MEHGDGIWSIPVPIPDNPLGHTLVYVVDTDRGPVLVDTGWDDPASYDALAHGLTALGTRVADVHGVLVTHHHPDHHGLSGQVREASGAWIAMHPADTAVVRRARGAAPGLWLDYLAAKLAAAGAPEEHLAPLRAVRAERRAANVPGLRPALPDRDIVPGERVPLAGRAIRAVWTPGHTPGHVCLFEEDGRRLFSGDHLLPGISPHIGLYEDPDETTAGDPLGDYLDSLERVARLDPAEVLPAHKHPFTDAGARVRELLDHHADRLASLRALIAEAPRTPWQLAEAMQWNRPWEQIPFPSRNIAVAEAEAHLRRLVKLGHAEPVPGSDPVVYTAV